In Halanaeroarchaeum sp. HSR-CO, one DNA window encodes the following:
- a CDS encoding creatininase family protein — MRLADVPWTDADAADVDVVLLPVGSTEQHGPHAPLGTDHRSAEAVAEVAADATELEAVVAPTIPVGISEEHRQFTGTTWVSPDTFRAYVRETIESLFGHGWNRVVIVNGHGGNSAAIEEVAARLTRNNDALVAPFTWFDAVDVDVPMGHAGPLETSFLLAAFPDLVHEDRFESAAGGAADRWGDWVGGTNLAPDSVQFAENGVVGDPRAASTAIGETLEQQASDALVSVMEAVLERDVTTPAHR, encoded by the coding sequence ATGCGCCTCGCGGACGTACCCTGGACCGACGCCGACGCGGCCGACGTGGACGTCGTCCTCTTGCCCGTCGGGAGCACCGAACAACACGGCCCCCACGCACCGCTCGGGACCGACCATCGTAGCGCCGAGGCGGTCGCCGAGGTCGCTGCCGACGCCACCGAACTCGAGGCCGTCGTCGCGCCGACTATCCCGGTCGGCATCTCGGAGGAGCACCGCCAATTCACCGGCACCACGTGGGTCTCGCCGGACACCTTCCGGGCCTACGTCCGCGAGACGATCGAATCGCTGTTCGGTCACGGCTGGAATCGCGTCGTCATCGTCAACGGCCACGGCGGCAATTCGGCCGCCATCGAGGAGGTCGCTGCCCGACTCACCCGGAACAACGACGCACTGGTCGCTCCGTTCACCTGGTTCGACGCGGTCGACGTCGACGTGCCGATGGGCCATGCTGGCCCGCTCGAGACGTCGTTTCTCCTCGCGGCGTTCCCCGACCTCGTCCACGAGGATCGGTTCGAGTCGGCCGCAGGTGGCGCTGCGGACCGCTGGGGCGACTGGGTCGGTGGGACCAATCTGGCCCCGGACAGCGTCCAGTTCGCGGAGAACGGCGTCGTCGGGGATCCACGAGCGGCGAGTACAGCGATCGGCGAAACCCTCGAACAGCAGGCGAGCGACGCCCTCGTCTCGGTGATGGAGGCGGTACTGGAGCGCGACGTCACCACCCCTGCCCACCGATAA
- a CDS encoding DUF5790 family protein: protein MSQTTLDDDDLFGEAAEEVRADVEAHLEAATDELPEPTAIWDVESANTLGVLNALRSALDAGEARDHLRDAKKWYTMGKRAEAFEDADDLEARIESVETVVTTIDEMAEAVGDLTASVPDLKGQLEDLQDES, encoded by the coding sequence ATGAGCCAGACCACCCTCGATGACGACGACCTCTTCGGCGAAGCCGCCGAAGAGGTGCGGGCCGACGTCGAAGCGCACCTCGAAGCCGCGACCGACGAGCTACCCGAGCCGACGGCCATCTGGGACGTGGAATCGGCGAACACGCTCGGCGTCCTCAACGCCCTCCGGTCGGCACTCGATGCGGGCGAGGCCCGCGATCATCTCCGGGACGCGAAGAAGTGGTACACCATGGGCAAGCGCGCGGAGGCGTTCGAGGACGCCGACGACCTCGAAGCGCGGATCGAATCGGTAGAAACGGTCGTGACGACCATCGACGAGATGGCCGAGGCGGTGGGTGACCTGACGGCGTCGGTCCCCGACCTCAAGGGCCAACTCGAGGACCTCCAGGACGAATCGTAA
- a CDS encoding dihydroneopterin aldolase family protein: MPTDAETAAFEAGIKFGALYHQFAGTPVSADSADSLATAIEESIENQPYARDVTVSIDTDRLEKAADEHGYVELTGEYMAVEVVVDYDGIEAVAEMSMVDGYPLMELTTVEARNARE, translated from the coding sequence ATGCCCACCGACGCCGAGACCGCCGCCTTCGAGGCGGGAATCAAGTTCGGAGCGCTCTACCATCAGTTCGCCGGGACCCCCGTAAGTGCCGACAGCGCGGACAGTCTGGCGACCGCCATCGAGGAGAGCATCGAGAACCAGCCATACGCGAGAGACGTTACCGTCTCCATCGACACCGACCGCCTCGAAAAGGCGGCCGACGAACACGGATACGTCGAACTGACGGGCGAGTACATGGCAGTCGAAGTCGTAGTCGACTACGACGGAATCGAAGCGGTCGCCGAGATGTCCATGGTCGATGGGTATCCGCTGATGGAACTCACGACCGTGGAAGCGAGGAACGCGAGAGAATAA
- the gdhB gene encoding glutamate dehydrogenase GdhB — protein sequence MVFETTSAGDDGIDEPDDSALATALHQLNTAAEYVDVDEGVIERLKRPTRVTQVTVPIERDDGTIETYTGYRAQHDDVRGPYKGGIRYHPDVSAEESVGLAMWMTWKCAVMDLPFGGAKGGIVVDPYDLSKRETERLTRRFTEEIRDVIGPTVDIPAPDMGTGPETMGWMMDAYSMLRGETIPGVVTGKPPVIGGSEGREGAPGRSVAIITREFLEYQGRDLDDTTVAVQGYGSVGANAARALDDWGANVVAASDMGGAVYDADGLDTHAIPSYDEEPNAVTSYDAPRTLDSDALFELDVDVLIPAAIGGVLTDDNADDVEADIIVEGANGPTTTGADEIFAERGIPVVPDILANAGGVTVSYFEWLQDINRRQWTLDRVHDELETHMLSAWDEVREVYEDKDLTWREAAYVVALQRIGEAKTMRGLWP from the coding sequence ATGGTATTTGAAACGACATCCGCTGGCGACGACGGCATCGACGAACCAGATGACTCGGCACTGGCTACGGCACTCCACCAACTGAACACCGCGGCCGAGTACGTCGACGTGGACGAGGGGGTTATCGAACGACTGAAACGACCCACCCGGGTTACGCAGGTAACCGTACCGATCGAACGTGACGACGGCACTATCGAGACCTACACCGGGTATCGCGCCCAACACGACGACGTCCGCGGCCCGTACAAGGGCGGGATTCGGTATCACCCCGACGTCTCGGCCGAGGAGTCCGTCGGGCTAGCGATGTGGATGACCTGGAAATGCGCGGTCATGGACCTGCCGTTCGGTGGGGCAAAAGGCGGTATCGTCGTCGACCCGTACGACCTCTCCAAGCGTGAGACCGAACGACTGACCAGGCGGTTCACGGAGGAAATCCGCGACGTCATCGGCCCGACGGTCGACATCCCGGCACCCGACATGGGAACCGGCCCGGAGACGATGGGGTGGATGATGGACGCGTACAGCATGCTCCGCGGGGAGACCATCCCCGGAGTGGTGACCGGAAAGCCCCCCGTTATCGGCGGGTCCGAAGGCCGAGAAGGGGCACCGGGTCGTTCGGTGGCGATCATCACGCGGGAGTTCCTCGAGTATCAGGGCCGGGACCTCGATGACACGACCGTCGCCGTCCAGGGCTACGGATCGGTCGGTGCAAACGCGGCGCGGGCCCTCGACGACTGGGGCGCGAACGTCGTCGCCGCCTCCGACATGGGCGGGGCGGTGTACGATGCCGACGGCCTGGATACGCATGCGATTCCCTCCTACGACGAAGAACCCAACGCCGTCACCAGCTACGACGCGCCGCGGACCCTGGACAGCGATGCGCTGTTCGAACTCGACGTCGACGTCCTGATTCCGGCGGCCATCGGCGGTGTCCTCACCGATGACAACGCCGACGACGTCGAAGCCGACATCATCGTCGAGGGGGCGAACGGTCCCACGACCACCGGAGCCGACGAAATCTTTGCCGAGCGCGGCATTCCGGTCGTCCCGGACATCCTCGCGAACGCCGGCGGGGTCACCGTCTCCTACTTCGAGTGGCTGCAGGACATCAACCGTCGCCAGTGGACGCTGGATCGCGTGCACGACGAGCTGGAAACCCACATGCTGAGCGCCTGGGACGAGGTTCGCGAGGTGTACGAGGACAAAGACCTCACCTGGCGAGAAGCCGCCTACGTCGTGGCCCTCCAGCGCATCGGCGAGGCGAAAACGATGCGCGGGCTCTGGCCCTGA
- the porB gene encoding pyruvate synthase subunit PorB encodes MSSMEETSPPEPEISHDDDLFKPGHRACAGCGPALAMRFITEATGENTIISQSTGCMEVVSSPYPESSWDVSWIHDVFANAPGVASGVEAAYRAFDNKEGFEEYEDHDDVNFVVIGGDGATFDIGMRSLSGMMERGHDILYIAYDNEAYMNTGIQRSSSTPLGASTTTSPPGEESFGNDTNKKNMPAIAADHGCSYVATASIAYPTDFKKKIEKALEHDGPKYIQVSSPCMLGWQFDSAETVNIAKLAVQTGMHPLFEIENGEVTDVMSLSNRKPVEEYLEKQGRYKHLFAKDDGDEVIEEIQAYIDEQAEELGLDQ; translated from the coding sequence ATGAGTTCAATGGAAGAGACGAGCCCGCCCGAACCGGAGATCAGCCACGACGACGACCTGTTCAAGCCCGGCCACCGGGCCTGTGCAGGGTGTGGACCCGCCCTCGCGATGCGCTTTATCACCGAGGCGACCGGCGAGAACACGATCATCTCGCAGTCGACCGGCTGTATGGAAGTCGTCTCCAGTCCGTACCCCGAGAGTTCGTGGGACGTGAGCTGGATCCACGACGTGTTCGCGAACGCTCCCGGCGTGGCCTCCGGCGTCGAAGCGGCCTACCGGGCTTTCGACAACAAGGAGGGCTTCGAGGAGTACGAGGACCACGACGACGTCAACTTCGTCGTCATCGGTGGCGACGGCGCCACCTTCGACATCGGCATGCGGAGCCTGAGTGGGATGATGGAGCGCGGTCACGACATCCTGTACATCGCGTACGACAACGAGGCGTACATGAACACGGGCATCCAGCGCTCCAGTTCGACGCCGCTCGGTGCCTCCACCACCACCTCGCCGCCAGGCGAGGAGAGCTTCGGGAACGATACGAACAAGAAGAACATGCCGGCCATCGCGGCCGATCACGGCTGTTCGTACGTGGCGACGGCGTCGATCGCCTACCCGACCGACTTCAAGAAGAAGATCGAGAAGGCACTCGAACACGACGGGCCGAAGTACATCCAGGTCTCCTCGCCCTGTATGCTCGGCTGGCAGTTCGATTCCGCCGAGACGGTCAATATCGCCAAGCTCGCCGTTCAGACCGGCATGCACCCGCTCTTCGAGATCGAGAACGGCGAGGTCACCGACGTGATGAGCCTCTCGAACCGGAAGCCTGTCGAGGAATACCTCGAGAAACAGGGACGGTACAAGCACCTCTTCGCGAAGGACGACGGCGACGAGGTCATCGAGGAGATCCAGGCGTACATCGACGAGCAGGCCGAAGAACTCGGACTCGACCAGTAA
- a CDS encoding pyruvate ferredoxin oxidoreductase, whose amino-acid sequence MGEQKMLKGDKAVAHAVLSAQPDVVSAYPITPQTGIVEKLSQMKADGDLRGEYLKVDSEFNAASSCIGASGAGARVFSATSSQGLKLMSEPLFTASGMRLPLVLAVANRSLSGPLSIWNDHTDAFAERDGGMLQFFAEDVQEAVDNMLMAYRVAEDPDISLPALANLDGYILTHVKEPVEIPTEEETNEFLPQREPHATLDPKNPKTMGAFARPEHWTETRYAVHEAMLRSKETIGDVVEEFADQFGREYGLEYGGLLQTYGPDDADVAILGLGSIVGTMRDVIAEHPADVKIVKPRVIRPYPAEALREALAGVEAVGVLTKEVSPGHQSTLVSELKSAMYGSGHNPAILGNVLGLAGRDVTKDEISDIVDEVIDAKTSGPAGRFRGEEDWPQLNRDILPDEVTH is encoded by the coding sequence ATGGGCGAGCAGAAGATGCTGAAAGGCGACAAAGCCGTCGCCCACGCCGTCCTCTCCGCCCAGCCGGACGTCGTCTCCGCCTATCCGATCACCCCCCAGACCGGCATCGTCGAGAAGCTCTCCCAAATGAAAGCCGACGGCGACCTCCGTGGGGAGTATCTCAAGGTCGACTCCGAGTTCAACGCCGCGTCCTCGTGTATCGGTGCGAGTGGGGCCGGCGCCCGCGTCTTCAGCGCGACGAGCTCCCAGGGGTTGAAGCTCATGTCCGAACCGCTGTTCACGGCGTCCGGGATGCGGCTCCCGCTCGTCCTCGCCGTGGCGAACCGCAGCCTCTCCGGGCCGCTCTCGATCTGGAACGACCACACTGACGCCTTCGCCGAGCGCGACGGTGGGATGCTCCAGTTCTTCGCCGAGGACGTCCAGGAGGCCGTCGACAACATGCTGATGGCCTACCGCGTCGCAGAGGATCCCGACATCTCCCTGCCCGCGCTCGCCAACCTCGACGGCTACATCCTGACCCACGTCAAAGAGCCCGTCGAGATACCGACCGAGGAGGAGACGAACGAGTTCCTCCCGCAGCGCGAGCCCCACGCCACCCTCGACCCGAAAAATCCCAAAACGATGGGTGCGTTCGCGCGGCCCGAGCACTGGACCGAGACCCGCTACGCCGTCCACGAGGCGATGCTCCGGTCGAAGGAGACCATCGGCGACGTCGTCGAGGAGTTCGCCGACCAGTTCGGTCGCGAGTACGGTCTCGAATACGGCGGCCTGCTCCAGACATACGGACCCGACGACGCCGACGTCGCCATCCTCGGTCTCGGCTCCATCGTCGGGACGATGCGTGACGTCATCGCAGAGCACCCCGCGGACGTGAAGATCGTCAAGCCGCGGGTCATCCGCCCATATCCCGCCGAGGCACTTCGCGAGGCTCTCGCGGGTGTGGAAGCCGTCGGCGTGCTCACCAAGGAGGTCTCCCCCGGCCACCAGAGCACGCTGGTCTCCGAGCTGAAATCCGCCATGTACGGTTCCGGCCACAACCCGGCCATCCTAGGCAACGTCCTCGGGCTTGCCGGCCGAGACGTAACCAAAGACGAGATCAGCGATATCGTCGACGAGGTCATCGACGCGAAGACCTCGGGCCCGGCCGGCCGCTTCCGCGGCGAAGAGGACTGGCCACAGCTGAATCGCGACATCCTGCCCGACGAGGTGACCCACTGA
- a CDS encoding 4Fe-4S binding protein has protein sequence MSDTIDPYSDLEISKGAVAEPGTSVVNKTGTWREFMPEIDHDACTGCGLCETFCPDMAAKGVGDRRYEIDYDYCKGCGICAEVCPVDAIEMFPEVK, from the coding sequence ATGAGCGATACAATCGATCCATATTCCGATCTCGAAATCTCGAAGGGTGCAGTGGCAGAGCCGGGAACGTCGGTGGTCAACAAGACCGGCACGTGGCGCGAATTTATGCCGGAGATCGACCACGACGCCTGTACGGGCTGTGGCCTCTGTGAGACCTTCTGTCCCGACATGGCCGCCAAAGGCGTCGGTGACCGGCGCTACGAGATCGATTACGACTACTGCAAGGGCTGTGGCATCTGTGCAGAGGTCTGTCCTGTCGACGCCATCGAGATGTTCCCCGAGGTGAAATGA
- a CDS encoding pyruvate ferredoxin oxidoreductase subunit gamma, which produces MKQIRIHGRGGQGSVTLAHLIAEAAYEEDKWAQAFPSFGVERRGAPVEAFARIDDEKITDRSQVDEPDYVVVQDPSLIEFVDVARGVVDDGAIVVNTEADPEELDLETDATVVTVDATEIALEHLGKPIMNTALMGAFASVTGVLQQESMESVIMTEFPGEIGEQNVAATTDAYAEVSTV; this is translated from the coding sequence GTGAAACAGATTCGTATCCACGGCCGTGGCGGTCAGGGGTCGGTGACACTGGCCCATCTGATCGCAGAGGCGGCCTACGAAGAGGACAAGTGGGCACAGGCATTCCCGTCGTTCGGCGTCGAGCGCCGCGGGGCACCCGTCGAGGCGTTCGCCCGCATCGACGACGAGAAGATAACCGACCGGAGCCAGGTCGACGAACCAGACTACGTCGTCGTCCAGGATCCGTCGCTGATCGAGTTCGTCGACGTGGCCCGCGGCGTGGTGGACGACGGCGCAATCGTCGTCAACACCGAAGCGGACCCCGAGGAGCTCGACCTCGAAACCGACGCGACCGTGGTGACCGTCGACGCGACGGAGATCGCACTCGAACACCTGGGGAAACCGATCATGAACACGGCGCTCATGGGCGCGTTCGCGAGCGTCACGGGCGTCCTCCAGCAGGAGAGCATGGAATCGGTCATCATGACCGAGTTCCCTGGTGAGATCGGCGAACAGAACGTTGCGGCCACAACCGACGCGTACGCAGAGGTATCCACCGTATGA
- a CDS encoding metal-sulfur cluster assembly factor → MVDTEAVREALRDVYDPEIPVNIVDLGLVYDIEEREDNENAVHVEMTLTSMGCPVADSIKRNVTVAAESVDGVENASVELVYEPPWSPAEASEDGKAQLQSLGIRIPDYDSEDEAAANEAPF, encoded by the coding sequence ATGGTCGACACTGAGGCAGTACGGGAGGCCCTACGTGATGTCTACGACCCCGAGATTCCGGTCAACATCGTCGATCTCGGACTCGTCTACGACATCGAGGAACGCGAGGACAACGAGAACGCGGTCCACGTCGAGATGACGCTCACGAGTATGGGCTGTCCGGTGGCCGATAGCATCAAGCGGAACGTGACCGTTGCCGCCGAATCGGTCGATGGTGTGGAGAATGCGTCCGTGGAACTCGTCTACGAACCGCCCTGGTCGCCCGCGGAGGCCTCCGAGGATGGCAAAGCCCAGCTGCAGTCGCTCGGTATCCGGATTCCGGACTACGACAGCGAGGACGAAGCGGCCGCCAACGAAGCCCCGTTTTAG
- a CDS encoding NifB/NifX family molybdenum-iron cluster-binding protein — translation MRACVPTTSDDGATAELSGHFGQAPYYTIVDTETDAVDVIANRSDHRGGSKLPPTYVAEHDVDAVLVTEVGKRGMRLFDDYGIDVFQSEEGTVEEIVDRFRNDELAVFEYEDAHGHGRGEHDHEH, via the coding sequence ATGCGAGCGTGTGTACCCACCACGAGCGACGACGGCGCCACTGCCGAACTGTCCGGGCACTTCGGACAGGCACCGTACTACACCATCGTCGACACCGAAACCGACGCCGTCGACGTCATTGCGAACCGGAGCGACCACCGTGGTGGCTCGAAGTTGCCACCCACCTACGTCGCAGAGCACGACGTCGACGCCGTCCTCGTCACGGAGGTCGGTAAGCGTGGAATGCGATTGTTTGACGACTACGGCATCGACGTCTTCCAATCGGAGGAGGGGACGGTCGAGGAGATCGTCGACAGATTCCGGAACGACGAGTTAGCGGTATTCGAGTACGAAGATGCCCACGGGCACGGACGTGGGGAACACGACCACGAACACTGA